The following nucleotide sequence is from Paeniglutamicibacter kerguelensis.
AGGTTCAACTGAACCACCCCGATGAAATCAACCAGCGCCTCGCCTTTTCAAGCAGCCCTATCGAGCAGGGCACACCAATTGCCGTTGTGGCTGTTGTTGGAGACCGCATCAGGGTCGCATCCACCTCTGAACTGAACGGAGTCTAACCCATGGATATTGCCGTAAATGGAACGGTCATCGCCGTCGCAGCAATCCTCGCCGTCCTCGTAGCCCTCATCTGGTACGCCACCACCCGATTGGTCACGGTGGCCCCAAACCAGGCCGTCATTCGCGCCGGCAAGGGAGCGAAGGGGCAGGTTCAAATATTCACCAAGGGCATCGTGCTTTTTCTGCCGGTCATTCACCAGAAATATGTGATGTCCCTCGAGCAGCGCCAGGTGGAGCTTGCCGTGGAAGGCGTAGACAAGAACTTCATCACCACCTCGGTGACAGCCAGCCTGAACTTCAAGTTCGACGATTCGGTCGAGGGCATGAGCAAGGCCGTCCAACGGTTCCTCACTCACTCGAAGGAAGACCTGAACGCCTCGGTGACCAAGTCGGCCGAGGGCGTGCTTCGTGGCATTGTTTCGGCCATGTCGGTCGAGGACGCGAACAACAACCGCAAGGAATTTCAGGACCAATCTCTGGAATCAGCGGTCACCCAGTTCGCCGAGCAGGGCATCCAGATCGACGCGTTCAACATCTCCTCGGTAAGCACCCCTTCCCGCACCGTGATCGGCCCGGACAATATGCCGACCGTCATCGACTACCTGGAGGAGGTCGGCAAACCGGGCCTGGAGCGAGCCAAACGCGAAGCCCGCGTCGCCACGTCCAAGGCCTTCCAGGAATCGGAAGCGGCCCGCATTGAACAGGAAGGGGCCACCGCGGCTCTGGCGCGTGACCTCGCGATCAAGAAATCCGAGTTCAAGGCCGAGGAGGACCGTGCAGCGGCCATCGCCAGCTCGGCCCATGAGCTTGCCAAGGCCGAGCAGGACGTCCTGGTTGCAGAGCTCGAGCGCAAGGCGCTGGCCGAAAAGGCCCTGGTGGAGCAGGAACGCCTTGACATCGAGGTCCACAAGCCTGCCGACGCCCAAGCCTACAAGCTTCGCACCGAGGCCCAGGCCAAGCGGGACGCCGACGTCTTCAACGCAACGGCCCGTTCCGAGTCCAAGGCCATCGAGGCCGACGGTGCCAAGCGCGCCTCCATTGCCGACGCAGAGGCCCGCGCCGCCGCCCAGACGGTGGAGGCCGAAGCTTCGAAGAACGCCGAGGTGTTCCGTGCCGAAGGCAAGGCCACAGCGGTGGAGCTCAACGCGAAGGCCGAGGCAACGGCCATTGAATACAATGCAAAGGCCGAGGCCGACGCGGTGCGCCTGCGCGGCGAGGCCGAGGGTGCATCCATTGCAGCCATCGGTGCGGCAACCGCTGCAGCCGAGGACGCGAAGGCCACGGCACTGACCGGACATACCCAGTCCAGCCTGGCGTTCCTGGCGATCAACGCCCTGCCGGAGATCGTCAAGGCCAGCTCGGATGCGGTATCCGGCATCGACAACTACACGGTCATCAGCAGCGACGGTGCCTCGGATGCCGTCAAACAGGCGAACCGGATCGTCACCGAGGGCCTGGCCATGATCAAGGCGGGCTCCGGAGTGGATCTCGGCGACATGCTTTCGGGACTGCTCGGCGGCACCGGGAACCCGGCAACATCGAAGGACGACAAGTCCCTGGCAGCGATCGACGCCAGGCCCGAGAACCCGGTCTTCGAACAGAACTAGCCTGGCCAACGAGGCGCCCCGCGGTTTTTTTGCGGGGCGTCTTGCTGTACCTGCCGGCAATCCCGGGCGTGCCCAGCGCCTGCTCGACGCCATGCGCGGGGTCGGCTGACCTGCGGCTTCAAGCCACGCCATCACACCCGGCATGGCCAGGCGCCTTCATGGTGCCCCTTCGGCTTCCAGACCCTGAGTAGGATTGTCGCATGCTGACCCAAGAAGGAAAGCGGGAGAAAATTCTCACCGCGTACCTGAACCTGCTCGTACACCAGGGGATCCGTGCCGCCACCCTCGATGCGGTCGGCTCGGCCTGCCAGCTTTCCAAGGCCGGTGTGCTGCACCACTTTTCCTCGATGGGCGCACTGCGGCAGGCAATCTTTGTTGAGCTTCAAGCCCAGGCAGCGGCAGACGCCAACAAGATGCTGGAGGACCTGCCCAACGCCGCCAACTACTACTTGGTTTCATCCCTGAGTCGCGACAGCCTGCTTGAACGTCTGATCGAGGCCGTGAACAGGTTGGCGCAAACAGGGGACGAGGCCGCCCTCGAGCTGCTGCGCACGTGCCGCACGGGCTGGTACGAGGCGTTGTTGCTGGCCTTGGGCGACGCTGCGCTGGCCAAGCTGGTACTCTTCGCCGGCGACGGAATCAACCACAATGCCCTATTGAGCCTCGATGAAACCAATGAAACATTCCTTGGTTCCTCGACAGCCAACGACCTGTTGGGTTTGGTGGAAAGGCTCCGCGAAACGGCCGGCCCCAGGGCCTGATCCTGTAACAAAACACGCCTCCAGCGACAGTGCTCCGCGTCACTTTACTCACCTACCAACCAGATGGTAGGTTTTAGGTCACAGCCGCACTATGCGGTGGATCACACAACCGCGGAGGGGCCCGAATGCAAACCACCACGCATGGACCTGCAGGCCAACCCACACCCGCGGCCACGCCGGGCAAGGGCCTTGCAACAGGCAAGCTCGGCATCGCCGGTTCCACGATCATCGGGCTGGCCTCCACCGCACCGCTCTTCTCGATTGCAGCGACCTTGGGCTACGTGGTGCTGGCGGTCGGCGCCCAGGCGCCCATCGCCTTCATCATCGCCTTCGTGCCGATGATGTTCACCGCCTTCGCCTACCGCGAGCTGAACAGCGCGCTGCCCGACTGCGGCACGGTCTTCACCTGGGCCGCGAAGGCCTTCGGCCCGCGCACCGGATGGTTCTCCGGGTGGGCGCTGGCCGTCGCCGGCATCTTTGTCATGGCAAACCTCGCCGAGATCACCGCCGTCTACATCCTCCACCTGGTCGGCGACGGGTCGCTCGTCGAAAACCGGGCCGTGGTCGTCGGGCTGGGCGCCGCAACCATCGCGATCATGACCTACGTGTCGATGCGCGGCGTGGAACTCGGCGAGAAGGTGCAGACGGTTCTGCTGGTCATCCAGTACGCCGCCATGGCCGCCTTTGTCATCGGCTGCCTGGTCGGGTACTTCACCGGCAACGCCCCGGATGCCACCCCGATATCCCTCGACTGGTTCAACCCGATACTTGCCGACCAATCCGGCATGGTCCAGGCCGTCATGCTCGCCCTGTTCATCTACTGGGGTTGGGACACCTGCCTGGCGCTGACCGAGGAAACCAAGGACCCGAAGAAGACCCCCGGCCGCGCCGCACTCCTGTCCACCGTCCTGCTGCTTGTCACCTACGTCGGCATCACCCTCGCCGTGATGATGTACGCCGGAATCGGGGAAGAAGGGACCGGACTGGCTAATCCGGAGAACGCTGACGACGTCTTCTACGGACTCGCGTCCCAGGCCATGGGCCCGCTGGGATGGTTCCTCATCATCGCCGTGGCCATCTCCGCGCTTTCCTCCTCGCAGACCACCATCCTGCCCACCGCGCGCGGCACCTTTGCCATGGGCATCTACAAGGCCCTGCCGGCCCGCTTCGCGGTGGTCGGCGAAAAGTCGCAGACCCCCACGTTCTCCACGCTGCTGATGGGAATCATCTCCATCGCCTACTTCGTGGGCATGAGCTTGGTCAGCAACAACCTGCTGCAGGATTCGATCCTCTCGATCGGCCTGGCCATCGCGCTCTTCTACGGCATCGCATCCTTCGCCTGCATCTGGTACTTCCGCACGTCCCTGTTCACCTCCGCACGCAACGTCTTCTACCGTTTCCTCTTCCCGCTGCTCGGCGGGGTGTTCATGGCCTGGGCGTTCATCCAGTCGGCCATCGACATGGCGGATCCCGAGTACGGCTACGCAACCATCGGAGGGATCGGTTCCACCTTCGTGATTGGCATCGGCTCGCTGGCACTCGGCCTTGTCGCAATGTTCGTCTGGTCCCTGTTCCCCGAATCGAAGCCGTACTTCCGCAGGGAAACCATCAACAAAGACTCCAAGATCCTGGCACCCGAGTAATCCCCGGGGCTCGGATAAACCCGGCCCCGCAACCACTCCCCCATTCCGGCACAGCCGCCGGAAGACAACACCGCATAAAGACATCAGGAAAGGCCACAACGTGCACATCCTCATCATCGGAGCAGGCGGAGTCGGCGCGGCAGCCGCCCGCATCGCCAAGCGTCGCGACTTCTTCACCACCTGCCTGATCGCCGACTACGATCCGACCCGTCCCGAGAAGCTCATCGCGGAACTGGCGGATCCCCGTTTCAAGGCAGCACAGGTCGACGCCTCCGACGCCGCCGCGGTCGAGGCGCTGGTGCGCGAGCACGGCATCACCCACACGCTGAACGCCGTGGACCCGCGCTTCGTGATGCCGATCTTCACCGGCGTCACCCACGCGGGCGCCACCTACCTGGACATGGCCATGTCCCTGTCCACCCCGCACCCGGAAACCCCGCACGAGCTCACCGGCGTGAAGCTGGGCGACGAGCAGTTCAAGGCGCACGAAGACCTGGAATCACGCGGCATTCTTGCCCTGTGCGGCATCGGCGTCGAGCCGGGCCTCTCCGATGTCTTTGCCCGCTACGCGGCAGACGAGCTGTTCAGCGAGATCGACGAACTCGGCGTGCGCGATGGCGCCAACCTGACCGTCGAGGGCTACGACTTCGCCCCTTCTTTCTCCATCTGGACCACCATCGAGGAATGCCTGAACCCGCCGGTGATGTACGAGGCCGACCGCGGCTGGTTCACCACCGCCCCGTTCTCCGAGCCGGAGGTCTTCGATTTCCCGGAAGGGATCGGCGAGGTCAAATGCGTGAACGTCGAGCACGAGGAAGTGCTGCTGATGCCGCGCTGGATCGATGCCAAGAAGGTCAACTTCAAGTACGGGCTGGGCGAGGAGTTCATCTCCGTGCTCAAGACCCTGCACATGCTCGGCCTTGATTCCACCAAGCCGGTCAACGTCAAGGGCCAGATGGTTTCCCCGCGCGACGTCGTCGCCGCGGCGCTTCCGGACCCGGCACAGCTGGGCCACCTGATGAAGGGCAAGACCTGCGCCGGCCTGCTGGTCACCGGCAAGGGCAAGGACGGGGCTCCCAAGCGCGTCTACCTGTACCACGTGGCCGACAACGAGGAGACGATGGCCCGCGACAACTCGCAGGCAGTGGTCTGGCAGACCGCGTTGAACCCGGTCATCGCCTTGGAACTGCTGGCGACCGGCGTGTGGAGCAGCGCGGGCGTGCTGGGCCCGGAGGCCTTCGACGCCAAGCCGTTCCTCGACCTGCTCGGCTCCGAGGCCCCGGCCGGCTACGGTTCCCCGTGGCACATCCAGGATCGGACCCACGAACTGGGCGAATAAGTCATAACATGCAACGGAGGTCCCGGCTATTTTGGCCGGGGCCTCCCTGCGTATTGCGGGTACTTGTACGGCGGCCAGCTTCCCACCGCGCCGAGCGTCCGGCCAGACATGTTCGTCAACGCCGGTCATGGAAACACCTCCGAACCAGACCTGATCGGCGGTGCCATATATGTCGCACCACCCCGTCGCGGCACGGGCAGCCCGTCGAGTACCATGGCAAAAGATCACTTCGATGGAGGAGTGCACACCATGTCACACCCTGCCTACCCGCCCGGGAACCCCGGCTCTTCCACTCCCCAAGACCCCCTGGACCTGCCCCGCTATGGCGCCGGCTTCGGTGAAGCCGTCAAGCGGTACTTCAAGAAGTATGCGACGTTCAGCGGTCGTGCCAGCCGCAGCGAGTACTGGTGGATAGCGGTACTAAACGCCCTGGTCGGGATCGTCGCAGTAGCCGCCATGATCATGGGTGGCGCATTCAACTTCGAGCCCAACTCCGCCGGGATGCCCCCGGGCGCCATTCCCGGGGTGTTGCTATTGACACTCTACGGTCTTGCCACCATCATCCCCGGCTTGGCGCTGATGGTGCGCCGCCTCCACGACGGCAACTTCAGCGGCTGGCTGGTCCTGCTCCCCTTGGCGCCGCTCTTCGGGTCGCTGGCCATCCTGATCCTTGCGCTGATGCCGTCCAATCCGGCAGGCGCACGCTTCGACAAGGGTCAGGCCCGGCCAACGGGTCAGCCAACGCCGTAGCCGCGAACCCTTTCGGAGGCAGCGCCCCTGCAACCGGAACCCGGTTGCATGGGCGCTGCTCGTTGAGCGGCACCCCTGCCCGACCGCTGCACGGCCGGGGGCGTCGGGCAAAACGGCAGGCCCTCGCTCCTGGCTTCGACCTTCCGCATCCAGGCTGCAACGCACCGGTGGCACCAAGGACATTAAGTAGGTAGACTGGTCTACCTACCGAGAATTGGAATGTGATGGGTGAAATTGTGGGCCGGCAGCGTCCGGCAAGGAATCGACTGCTGAAGGCCGCGGCGGACTTGTTCTACGCGCACGGGATTGCGGCAACCGGCATCGATGCGATCACCGAGCAGGCGGGCGTGGCTCGGAAGAGCCTGTACAACAACTTCGCGTCCAAGGACGAGCTGGTGCTCACCTATCTCACCGAACGGCACCAGGAATGGCTGGGGCTGCACAGGCTGCGCACCGCCGAGGCGCGGACTGCCCGCGAGAGGGTGCTGGCGGTGTTCGATGCCTACATCGACCACGCCGAAGCCGCCTACTCCCACGGGTTCCGCGGGTGCGGGCTGCTCAACGCGGCGGCCGAGCTGCCTGTGGGCGCGCCCGGGCGGGCGGCGGTGCGGGCACACAAGGAAGAGGTCGAGTCGATCCTGGCCGCCGGGCTGACCGAGGCCCTCGACGCCGATTTGGCTGCAGACCTCGCCGAGGAACTGTCATTCCTGCTCGAAGGCGCCGTGGCCCGAGCAGGACTGGAAGGAACATCCGACCGCCTGGTTCGCGCCCGGACCATCGCCGCCGCACTGGTGGATGCAGAGTTGGTGGACGCGGCATGAACCGCGGAAGGATGCTCGCCATCGGGGCGATCACCATCAC
It contains:
- a CDS encoding SPFH domain-containing protein, with product MDIAVNGTVIAVAAILAVLVALIWYATTRLVTVAPNQAVIRAGKGAKGQVQIFTKGIVLFLPVIHQKYVMSLEQRQVELAVEGVDKNFITTSVTASLNFKFDDSVEGMSKAVQRFLTHSKEDLNASVTKSAEGVLRGIVSAMSVEDANNNRKEFQDQSLESAVTQFAEQGIQIDAFNISSVSTPSRTVIGPDNMPTVIDYLEEVGKPGLERAKREARVATSKAFQESEAARIEQEGATAALARDLAIKKSEFKAEEDRAAAIASSAHELAKAEQDVLVAELERKALAEKALVEQERLDIEVHKPADAQAYKLRTEAQAKRDADVFNATARSESKAIEADGAKRASIADAEARAAAQTVEAEASKNAEVFRAEGKATAVELNAKAEATAIEYNAKAEADAVRLRGEAEGASIAAIGAATAAAEDAKATALTGHTQSSLAFLAINALPEIVKASSDAVSGIDNYTVISSDGASDAVKQANRIVTEGLAMIKAGSGVDLGDMLSGLLGGTGNPATSKDDKSLAAIDARPENPVFEQN
- a CDS encoding TetR/AcrR family transcriptional regulator, which translates into the protein MLTQEGKREKILTAYLNLLVHQGIRAATLDAVGSACQLSKAGVLHHFSSMGALRQAIFVELQAQAAADANKMLEDLPNAANYYLVSSLSRDSLLERLIEAVNRLAQTGDEAALELLRTCRTGWYEALLLALGDAALAKLVLFAGDGINHNALLSLDETNETFLGSSTANDLLGLVERLRETAGPRA
- a CDS encoding APC family permease; its protein translation is MQTTTHGPAGQPTPAATPGKGLATGKLGIAGSTIIGLASTAPLFSIAATLGYVVLAVGAQAPIAFIIAFVPMMFTAFAYRELNSALPDCGTVFTWAAKAFGPRTGWFSGWALAVAGIFVMANLAEITAVYILHLVGDGSLVENRAVVVGLGAATIAIMTYVSMRGVELGEKVQTVLLVIQYAAMAAFVIGCLVGYFTGNAPDATPISLDWFNPILADQSGMVQAVMLALFIYWGWDTCLALTEETKDPKKTPGRAALLSTVLLLVTYVGITLAVMMYAGIGEEGTGLANPENADDVFYGLASQAMGPLGWFLIIAVAISALSSSQTTILPTARGTFAMGIYKALPARFAVVGEKSQTPTFSTLLMGIISIAYFVGMSLVSNNLLQDSILSIGLAIALFYGIASFACIWYFRTSLFTSARNVFYRFLFPLLGGVFMAWAFIQSAIDMADPEYGYATIGGIGSTFVIGIGSLALGLVAMFVWSLFPESKPYFRRETINKDSKILAPE
- a CDS encoding saccharopine dehydrogenase family protein translates to MHILIIGAGGVGAAAARIAKRRDFFTTCLIADYDPTRPEKLIAELADPRFKAAQVDASDAAAVEALVREHGITHTLNAVDPRFVMPIFTGVTHAGATYLDMAMSLSTPHPETPHELTGVKLGDEQFKAHEDLESRGILALCGIGVEPGLSDVFARYAADELFSEIDELGVRDGANLTVEGYDFAPSFSIWTTIEECLNPPVMYEADRGWFTTAPFSEPEVFDFPEGIGEVKCVNVEHEEVLLMPRWIDAKKVNFKYGLGEEFISVLKTLHMLGLDSTKPVNVKGQMVSPRDVVAAALPDPAQLGHLMKGKTCAGLLVTGKGKDGAPKRVYLYHVADNEETMARDNSQAVVWQTALNPVIALELLATGVWSSAGVLGPEAFDAKPFLDLLGSEAPAGYGSPWHIQDRTHELGE
- a CDS encoding DUF805 domain-containing protein — encoded protein: MSHPAYPPGNPGSSTPQDPLDLPRYGAGFGEAVKRYFKKYATFSGRASRSEYWWIAVLNALVGIVAVAAMIMGGAFNFEPNSAGMPPGAIPGVLLLTLYGLATIIPGLALMVRRLHDGNFSGWLVLLPLAPLFGSLAILILALMPSNPAGARFDKGQARPTGQPTP
- a CDS encoding TetR/AcrR family transcriptional regulator, producing the protein MGEIVGRQRPARNRLLKAAADLFYAHGIAATGIDAITEQAGVARKSLYNNFASKDELVLTYLTERHQEWLGLHRLRTAEARTARERVLAVFDAYIDHAEAAYSHGFRGCGLLNAAAELPVGAPGRAAVRAHKEEVESILAAGLTEALDADLAADLAEELSFLLEGAVARAGLEGTSDRLVRARTIAAALVDAELVDAA